One Streptomyces sp. V4I8 genomic window carries:
- a CDS encoding beta-ketoacyl synthase N-terminal-like domain-containing protein: MTTEEAVPHDLESAVAVVGMSGRFPGAPDLDTYWANLRAGVCSLSTFTEQELLADGADAAEVRHPAYVAAQGRLPDADRFEADLFGFSRAEAAALDPQHRVLLETAWAALEDAGYAPLTAPSAAAAAGPSRTGVYVGGSPTEHALASGTDPALAASIGALQVRILTDREFLAPWISYRLGLDGPSMTVQTACSTSLTAVHLAVQALLLGECDAALAGGVAIGSVRRQGYVHYQGGIFSPDGRCRPFDEKAAGTVPGSGVGVLVLRRLEDALADGDPVRAVIRGTAVTNDGSGKVGFTAPGVDRQTAAITEAWAAAGLEPSAAQYVEAHGTGTELGDRIELEAASTAFAGGTEGRVADGRTGTGIGIGSVKSNIGHADAAAGAASLIKTILMLEHRTLAPTVDVTSPVAGLRESPLRLVTQAEEWPGRAGLPRLAGVTSVGIGGTNVHVVVQEAPGRPAHTRTAAHPVAQPTVLPLSARTERQLAALADRLATRLRTTDAPPPPLADVAHTLRTGRVGMPVRAYVVASDAREAADKLTALAGGRRDTTTDPLGEAWLRGEEVNWPAPDGGVRRVSLPTYPFAGESYGALTLRRPAAPDAQEPQGPEEPEQSQQTQRPRESDQDELEDRVAELVIEALDLTGAADLGQTYLQAGGDSLTAVHLAGRLRDDLGIDVPIQLFLEPITLKDMTHRIVDMKQNGAADGGALDALLSEFEAES, from the coding sequence ATGACGACCGAGGAAGCCGTACCGCACGACCTTGAGTCCGCGGTGGCCGTCGTGGGGATGAGCGGACGCTTCCCCGGCGCCCCCGACCTCGACACGTACTGGGCCAACCTGCGCGCCGGGGTCTGCTCCCTGTCGACCTTCACCGAGCAGGAGCTGCTGGCCGACGGGGCGGACGCGGCGGAGGTGCGCCATCCCGCGTACGTCGCCGCCCAGGGCCGTCTCCCGGACGCGGACCGCTTCGAGGCGGACCTCTTCGGCTTCAGCCGCGCCGAGGCGGCGGCCCTGGACCCGCAGCACCGCGTGCTGCTGGAGACCGCCTGGGCGGCCCTGGAGGACGCGGGGTACGCCCCGCTGACCGCGCCGTCTGCCGCTGCCGCGGCGGGCCCGTCCCGCACCGGCGTGTACGTGGGTGGCAGCCCGACCGAACACGCCCTGGCCTCCGGCACCGACCCGGCGCTCGCGGCGTCGATCGGCGCCCTCCAGGTCCGTATCCTCACCGACCGCGAGTTCCTGGCGCCCTGGATCTCCTACCGCCTGGGCCTGGACGGCCCGAGCATGACGGTCCAGACGGCCTGCTCCACCTCCCTCACGGCCGTCCATCTCGCCGTACAGGCCCTCCTCCTCGGCGAGTGCGACGCGGCACTCGCGGGCGGCGTGGCCATCGGCAGTGTGCGCAGGCAGGGCTACGTCCACTACCAGGGCGGGATCTTCTCGCCCGACGGCCGCTGCCGCCCCTTCGACGAGAAGGCGGCCGGCACGGTGCCGGGCAGCGGGGTGGGCGTGCTGGTGCTGCGCCGGCTGGAGGACGCGCTGGCCGACGGTGACCCGGTGCGCGCGGTGATCCGGGGCACGGCGGTCACCAACGACGGTTCCGGCAAGGTCGGTTTCACCGCTCCGGGGGTGGACCGGCAGACGGCCGCGATCACGGAGGCGTGGGCGGCGGCGGGGCTGGAGCCGTCGGCGGCGCAGTACGTGGAGGCGCACGGGACCGGGACCGAGCTGGGGGACCGGATCGAGCTGGAGGCGGCGAGCACGGCCTTCGCGGGCGGCACCGAGGGCCGTGTGGCCGACGGCCGTACCGGCACCGGGATCGGCATCGGCTCGGTGAAGTCGAACATCGGGCACGCGGACGCGGCGGCCGGGGCGGCGTCGCTGATCAAGACGATCCTGATGCTGGAGCATCGGACCCTGGCGCCGACGGTGGACGTCACGAGCCCGGTCGCCGGCCTCCGGGAGTCGCCGCTGCGGCTGGTGACCCAGGCGGAGGAGTGGCCGGGGAGGGCAGGGCTGCCCCGGCTGGCGGGCGTGACGTCGGTGGGGATCGGCGGCACGAACGTGCACGTGGTGGTGCAGGAGGCGCCCGGGCGGCCGGCACACACGCGTACGGCCGCGCACCCGGTGGCACAGCCGACGGTCCTGCCGCTGTCGGCCCGCACCGAGCGCCAACTCGCGGCACTCGCCGACCGGCTGGCGACCCGCCTGCGCACGACGGACGCCCCGCCCCCGCCCCTGGCCGATGTCGCCCACACCCTCCGGACGGGCCGGGTCGGCATGCCCGTACGCGCCTACGTCGTGGCCTCCGATGCACGGGAGGCGGCCGACAAACTCACGGCACTGGCCGGCGGCCGCCGCGACACCACGACCGATCCCCTGGGCGAGGCGTGGCTCAGGGGCGAGGAGGTGAACTGGCCGGCCCCCGACGGTGGCGTACGGCGGGTGTCGCTCCCCACGTACCCGTTCGCGGGCGAGAGCTACGGCGCGCTGACCCTGCGAAGGCCCGCGGCACCGGACGCGCAGGAGCCGCAGGGGCCGGAGGAGCCGGAGCAGTCTCAGCAGACGCAGCGGCCGCGAGAGTCGGATCAGGACGAACTCGAAGACCGAGTGGCCGAGTTGGTGATCGAGGCGCTGGATCTCACCGGTGCCGCCGATCTGGGGCAGACGTACTTGCAGGCCGGTGGTGACTCGCTGACGGCCGTGCACCTCGCCGGACGACTCCGCGACGACCTTGGCATCGACGTGCCGATCCAGCTGTTCCTCGAACCGATCACACTGAAGGACATGACGCACCGCATAGTCGACATGAAACAGAACGGTGCCGCCGACGGCGGCGCCCTGGACGCGCTCCTCTCCGAGTTCGAGGCGGAGTCATGA
- a CDS encoding amino acid adenylation domain-containing protein — MDADDAGTVEEHGEHEDFEEHEEYEFPTSDAQARLLVLDHMDPGSATYHVPAAFAVRGPFDPAAFGRALDALVARHESLRTVFRTGPDGVPLQIVSAAGRAEPRLERDVPVTEADARMRAEAARPFDVAAGPLLRCTLYAVADGSHRILLVAHHLVCDGWSLGVLLRELSAGYENETKNLRHIQPELALQFPDFAAWQRERQANGEYSGSVAYWAERLRGAPETVALPLDRPRGAVRTAAGGTERFTLPARVRERIAATARARGGTPFMAVFAAYAAFVSRLSNSEDLVIGFPVSGRDRPELQDMVGMLTNTLALRVDLSGDPSYHDLIDRLRGALLASQPYQDAPFEAVVDAVAPAREISHDPVVQVVFGYDDDTELTLRLAGAEVERVHVGPDTAKFDFHLQVERWGEDLAAYLIHRSALFEAETVRRWVRCFETLLGGLLDAPDAPLSTIDMLPEDERDRLLALHDNAPAAAGQHDAAPPKAHLVPDLVADRAAERPEATALVHGDLRLTYRDLLTRADHLAARLRQRGVRRGDRVGLLLPRGADMGIAALAVLRAGGAYVPLDPAHPTARLAYMVTNSGTSLLLTAEGTTGLAGADVPELRVDQAMEAAPSFAPVPCAPDDLAYVLYTSGSTGVPKGVAVEHRALLNLAVNVRPVFPVTAEDRVLQFVSFGFDVAVSDLFFPWVAGAELHIAQEDERLGEALQARLRDSRITYVFLPPSAAMTLPRIPGALPELRTLAVGGEACPAELVERLGEEGRRIVNAYGPSEAAVYSTTAELRPGEPVVIGHAVPGTRAYVLDRRLRPVPVGVTGELYVAGASLARGYFGRPGMTAERFVADPYGPPGSRMYRTGDLCRIDAHGVLHYLGRGDSQVKLRGYRIELGEIEALLAGHPDVTMAAAAVRGEGTEQQLVGYLVTTAEVPDGVLRAHLAARLPGYMVPEVFVRLPELPLNRSGKIDRPRLPAPSSTRPGLSQSYAAPGSETERRVARVWQQVLTLDRVGIHDNFFDLGGNSVRLLSVLAALQDHPGYRDLTLIDLFRHPTVAAVAARLDRTAEDTAPHEEAARRGTDRRAALHKLRSRKGTTR; from the coding sequence ATGGACGCTGACGACGCAGGAACCGTCGAGGAACACGGGGAACACGAGGACTTCGAGGAGCACGAGGAGTACGAGTTCCCGACCTCGGACGCGCAGGCCCGGCTGCTCGTCCTGGACCACATGGACCCGGGCAGCGCGACGTACCACGTGCCGGCCGCCTTCGCCGTGCGCGGGCCCTTCGACCCGGCCGCGTTCGGGCGCGCCCTCGACGCGCTCGTGGCCCGGCACGAGTCGCTGCGTACGGTCTTCCGTACCGGTCCCGACGGGGTGCCGCTGCAGATCGTGTCCGCCGCCGGTCGGGCCGAGCCACGCCTGGAGCGCGACGTGCCCGTGACCGAGGCGGACGCCCGGATGCGCGCGGAGGCCGCCCGCCCCTTCGACGTGGCGGCGGGCCCGCTGCTGCGCTGCACGCTGTACGCCGTGGCCGACGGCAGCCACCGCATCCTGCTCGTCGCCCACCACCTGGTCTGCGACGGCTGGTCGCTGGGCGTGCTGCTGCGCGAGCTGTCGGCCGGGTACGAGAACGAGACCAAGAACCTGCGCCACATCCAGCCCGAACTCGCCCTGCAGTTCCCCGACTTCGCCGCCTGGCAGCGGGAACGGCAGGCGAACGGCGAGTACTCCGGCTCGGTCGCCTACTGGGCCGAGCGACTGCGGGGAGCCCCCGAGACGGTCGCACTGCCGTTGGACCGGCCGCGCGGCGCGGTCCGTACGGCGGCGGGCGGCACCGAGCGGTTCACCCTGCCGGCCCGGGTCCGCGAGCGGATCGCCGCGACGGCCCGGGCGCGCGGCGGCACGCCGTTCATGGCGGTGTTCGCCGCCTACGCCGCGTTCGTGAGCCGGCTGTCGAACTCCGAGGACCTGGTGATCGGCTTCCCGGTCTCCGGCCGCGACCGCCCGGAACTCCAGGACATGGTCGGCATGCTCACCAACACCCTGGCCCTGCGCGTCGACCTGTCCGGCGACCCGTCGTACCACGACCTCATCGACCGCCTGCGCGGCGCCCTGCTGGCCTCCCAGCCGTACCAGGACGCCCCCTTCGAAGCGGTCGTCGACGCCGTCGCCCCCGCCCGCGAGATCAGCCACGACCCGGTCGTACAGGTGGTCTTCGGCTACGACGACGACACCGAACTGACCCTGCGGCTGGCCGGCGCCGAGGTCGAGCGGGTCCATGTGGGTCCGGACACCGCGAAGTTCGACTTCCACCTCCAGGTGGAGCGCTGGGGCGAGGACCTCGCCGCGTACCTCATCCACCGCAGCGCGCTGTTCGAGGCGGAGACGGTACGGCGGTGGGTGCGGTGCTTCGAGACCCTGCTGGGCGGCTTGCTGGACGCGCCGGACGCCCCACTGTCGACGATCGACATGCTCCCGGAGGACGAGCGGGACCGGCTGCTCGCCCTGCACGACAACGCACCCGCAGCCGCCGGCCAACACGACGCGGCACCCCCGAAGGCGCACCTGGTACCCGACCTCGTGGCGGACCGAGCCGCCGAACGGCCGGAGGCCACCGCCCTCGTCCACGGCGACCTACGGCTCACCTACCGCGACCTCCTGACCCGCGCCGACCACCTCGCAGCCCGGCTGCGGCAACGCGGTGTACGCCGAGGAGACCGCGTCGGCCTCCTCCTCCCCCGCGGCGCCGACATGGGCATCGCCGCCCTCGCGGTGCTGCGCGCGGGCGGCGCGTACGTACCGCTGGACCCGGCGCATCCCACGGCCCGACTCGCCTACATGGTCACGAACTCGGGCACGTCCCTGCTGCTGACGGCGGAGGGGACGACAGGCCTGGCGGGGGCGGACGTCCCGGAGCTGCGCGTGGACCAGGCCATGGAGGCGGCACCCTCGTTCGCCCCTGTGCCGTGCGCCCCCGACGACCTCGCCTACGTCCTCTACACCTCCGGCTCCACCGGCGTCCCCAAGGGCGTCGCCGTGGAGCACCGCGCACTGCTCAACCTCGCCGTGAACGTCCGCCCCGTGTTCCCGGTGACCGCGGAGGACCGCGTCCTGCAGTTCGTGTCGTTCGGCTTCGACGTGGCCGTGTCCGACCTGTTCTTCCCCTGGGTCGCGGGCGCGGAGCTGCACATCGCGCAGGAGGACGAACGGCTGGGCGAGGCGCTCCAGGCACGGCTGCGGGACTCCCGCATCACCTACGTCTTCCTGCCGCCGTCGGCCGCGATGACGCTCCCCCGCATTCCGGGTGCCCTGCCCGAGCTGCGCACGCTCGCGGTCGGCGGCGAGGCGTGCCCGGCCGAGCTGGTCGAGCGGCTGGGTGAGGAGGGACGGCGGATCGTCAACGCGTACGGGCCCAGCGAGGCCGCGGTGTACTCGACCACGGCCGAGCTGCGACCGGGCGAGCCGGTGGTGATCGGCCACGCGGTGCCGGGCACCCGCGCCTACGTCCTGGACCGGCGTCTGCGCCCGGTCCCGGTCGGCGTGACCGGCGAGCTCTACGTCGCCGGCGCCTCCCTGGCCCGCGGCTACTTCGGCCGTCCCGGCATGACCGCGGAGCGCTTCGTCGCCGACCCGTACGGCCCGCCCGGCAGCCGGATGTACCGCACCGGGGACCTGTGCCGTATCGACGCGCACGGCGTGCTGCACTACCTCGGGCGCGGCGACTCCCAGGTGAAGCTGCGCGGCTACCGGATCGAACTCGGCGAGATCGAGGCGCTGCTGGCGGGCCACCCCGACGTCACGATGGCCGCGGCGGCGGTGCGCGGGGAGGGGACCGAGCAGCAGCTGGTGGGGTACCTCGTCACGACCGCCGAGGTCCCGGACGGGGTGCTGCGGGCCCATCTGGCCGCGCGGCTCCCCGGCTACATGGTGCCGGAGGTCTTCGTGCGCCTGCCGGAACTGCCCCTGAACCGCTCGGGCAAGATCGACCGGCCCCGTCTCCCCGCCCCCTCCTCCACCCGGCCCGGGCTGAGCCAGTCGTACGCGGCCCCGGGCAGCGAGACCGAGCGGCGCGTGGCCCGGGTCTGGCAGCAGGTGCTGACCCTGGACCGGGTCGGCATCCACGACAACTTCTTCGACCTGGGCGGGAATTCGGTACGGCTGCTGTCCGTGCTCGCCGCGCTCCAGGACCACCCGGGGTACCGGGACCTCACCCTGATCGACCTGTTCCGGCACCCGACGGTCGCCGCCGTGGCGGCCCGTCTCGACCGTACGGCCGAGGACACCGCACCCCACGAGGAGGCGGCCCGGCGTGGCACCGACCGGCGGGCGGCCCTGCACAAGCTCCGTTCCAGGAAAGGCACGACGCGATGA
- a CDS encoding amino acid adenylation domain-containing protein, producing the protein MGGRIADVLPLSPAQEGLLFHALRDPERPDPYLVQARFRIAPGTAAEAVRAGVAGLLERHPNLRACFRHEHVDRPVQVIPRAVKPAWTEIDRTGRTPDETEAELARLMAEDRGRRFDLARPPLVRATLVRHDRGADLVLTLHHILLDGWSLPLLARDLQALTAGTEISPAVPFKQYLIWLNGQDQARAEAAWRGALEGLTRPALLSPVAPDGPEDTVDIELTPELTAAITRRAADAGVTVNTVAQTAWALVLARMTGAEDLVFGAVVSGRPHDLPGVERMVGLFINTLPVRIRLRSQEGVDELLARVQDEQLRLAPYHHVRLAEVQRAAGVGELFDTVLAFENFPRVEGPTSAVELVETRDATHYPVTVAVVAGERMLLRVSCRRGISAATIGARLAHALDALACAHETPADRLDVLPPQERRRLLALAEGPTRPRPSGRQGREARSIPGRFAEQVTRTPDAPAVESDGEVLTYGDLDAASDGLAGRLREAGVRPGDTVALPLPRSMALVVAQLAVLKAGACCLPLDPGAPAGRLAALVGAAGARTAITADQVQLPYGIRVLDLDGTDVVAPPTAAVHPESPAYVMYTSGSTGEPKGIVTPHRAVVELAADTRFTGGAHERVLLHSPHTFDAATYETWVPLLNGGTVVVAPPGPVTPDLLKRLLPDTRVTGLWLTAELLRTVAEIAPEVLGTVREVWAGGDVLAPEAVRRVREHCPGTRVVNGYGPTETTVFATAHRVTGDVGASVPIGRPLDHTRAYVLDRLLRPVPAGTVGELYVAGTGLAHGYLNRPGQTAERFVADPYGPPGARMYRTGDLVRRLPDGDLDFLGRTDDQVKVRGFRIEPGEVEAALAGCPGVERAVVAARQGPDGGKRLVAYVVGGDLDLVREHAGRTLPAHLLPSEWARLDAVPLTPHGKVDRAALPEPGPRLAHRGPGRMARPGREQRLCALFAQVLGVDALGPDADFFGHGGHSLLALRLTARIRAELGTRVPPATLFEAPTPAALAARLAAGRPGRNEDDEDAYAPLLALRREGDLPPLFCLHPGLGLGWGYAALLPHLAPGRPVYAVQTPVLHGERLPLTLAELAESCVPRIRAVRPHGPYLLLGRSFGGPFAHELAVRLRAAGEEVALVAVLDSMPKPPEVARVPLDPAVVEQVALSNLLRNALPGVPAGPGPLDRAEVVARVDARSTLLADLDEQRLATLVAAMERYIEMARAWQPSPYDGRVTLFSATRASEATTEEKHAGWQACSAGVDVHELDCEHSDVLTPGPVGEIAAAVEDVLAKDRTGDGAQTDGR; encoded by the coding sequence ATGGGCGGCCGTATCGCGGACGTACTGCCGCTGTCCCCGGCCCAGGAGGGCCTGCTCTTCCACGCCCTGCGTGATCCGGAGCGGCCCGACCCTTATCTGGTGCAGGCCCGGTTCCGGATCGCCCCCGGCACCGCGGCCGAGGCGGTGCGGGCCGGGGTGGCCGGGCTGCTGGAGCGGCATCCGAACCTGCGGGCGTGCTTTCGGCACGAGCACGTCGACCGGCCGGTGCAGGTGATCCCGCGCGCGGTGAAGCCGGCCTGGACGGAGATCGACCGCACCGGCCGCACGCCGGACGAGACGGAGGCGGAGCTCGCCCGTCTCATGGCCGAGGACCGGGGCCGCCGCTTCGACCTGGCCCGGCCGCCGCTGGTGCGGGCCACGCTGGTGCGGCACGACAGGGGTGCCGACCTGGTATTGACGCTGCATCACATTCTGCTGGACGGCTGGTCATTGCCGTTGCTGGCACGGGACCTCCAGGCGTTGACGGCGGGCACCGAGATATCGCCCGCCGTGCCCTTCAAGCAGTACCTGATCTGGCTGAACGGCCAGGACCAGGCCCGCGCGGAGGCCGCTTGGCGGGGGGCTCTTGAGGGACTGACGCGGCCCGCGCTGCTGTCCCCCGTGGCGCCGGACGGACCGGAGGACACGGTCGACATCGAGCTGACGCCCGAGCTGACGGCCGCGATCACCCGGCGGGCGGCCGACGCCGGGGTCACCGTCAACACCGTGGCGCAGACCGCCTGGGCGCTGGTGCTGGCCCGGATGACCGGTGCCGAGGACCTCGTGTTCGGCGCGGTCGTCTCCGGGCGGCCGCACGATCTGCCCGGCGTCGAACGCATGGTGGGGTTGTTCATCAACACCCTGCCGGTGCGGATCCGGCTGCGCTCCCAAGAGGGCGTCGACGAGCTGCTGGCCCGCGTCCAGGACGAGCAGCTGCGGCTGGCGCCGTATCACCACGTACGGCTGGCGGAGGTGCAGCGGGCCGCCGGAGTGGGCGAACTCTTCGACACGGTCCTGGCGTTCGAGAACTTCCCGCGCGTCGAGGGGCCCACCTCCGCCGTCGAGCTGGTCGAGACGCGGGACGCGACGCACTACCCGGTGACGGTCGCCGTCGTCGCCGGGGAACGGATGCTCCTGCGGGTGAGCTGCCGCCGGGGCATCTCCGCGGCCACCATCGGCGCCCGCCTGGCACATGCCCTCGACGCGCTGGCCTGCGCGCACGAGACGCCCGCCGACCGGCTCGACGTCCTCCCTCCGCAGGAGCGACGCCGGCTGCTGGCCCTCGCCGAGGGGCCGACGCGTCCGAGGCCGTCGGGACGTCAGGGGCGCGAGGCGCGGAGCATCCCCGGGCGCTTCGCCGAGCAGGTGACCCGTACGCCCGACGCGCCGGCCGTCGAGTCCGACGGCGAGGTGCTGACGTACGGCGATCTCGACGCGGCGTCCGACGGGCTGGCGGGGCGGCTGCGGGAGGCGGGGGTGCGGCCCGGCGACACGGTCGCGCTGCCACTGCCTCGCTCCATGGCCCTGGTCGTCGCCCAGCTGGCGGTGCTGAAGGCCGGAGCGTGCTGTCTGCCGCTGGATCCGGGGGCTCCGGCGGGGCGGCTGGCGGCGCTCGTGGGGGCGGCGGGCGCGCGGACGGCCATTACGGCAGATCAAGTGCAACTTCCCTACGGCATACGGGTGTTGGACCTGGACGGAACCGACGTCGTCGCACCGCCCACGGCAGCCGTGCACCCCGAATCCCCCGCCTACGTGATGTACACCTCCGGCTCGACGGGCGAACCCAAGGGCATCGTCACCCCGCACCGAGCCGTCGTCGAACTCGCCGCCGACACCCGCTTCACGGGCGGCGCCCACGAGCGCGTCCTCCTCCACAGCCCGCACACCTTCGACGCCGCCACCTACGAGACCTGGGTGCCCCTGCTGAACGGCGGCACGGTCGTGGTCGCCCCGCCCGGACCGGTCACCCCCGACCTGCTGAAGCGGCTGCTGCCCGACACACGCGTCACCGGCCTGTGGCTCACCGCCGAACTCCTGCGGACCGTGGCCGAGATCGCGCCCGAGGTGCTCGGGACCGTGCGCGAGGTGTGGGCGGGCGGCGACGTCCTCGCGCCCGAGGCGGTGCGGCGGGTGCGCGAGCACTGCCCCGGCACACGGGTGGTCAACGGCTACGGGCCCACCGAGACGACGGTGTTCGCCACGGCCCACCGGGTGACGGGGGACGTCGGCGCGTCCGTGCCCATCGGACGGCCCCTCGACCACACCCGCGCCTACGTCCTCGACCGCCTTCTGCGTCCGGTACCGGCCGGAACCGTGGGCGAGTTGTACGTCGCCGGCACCGGGCTCGCCCACGGATACCTGAACCGTCCGGGCCAGACCGCCGAGCGCTTCGTCGCCGACCCGTACGGGCCGCCCGGCGCCCGGATGTACCGCACGGGGGATCTGGTGCGCCGACTCCCCGACGGTGACCTGGACTTCCTGGGCCGGACCGACGACCAGGTCAAGGTGCGCGGCTTCCGGATCGAGCCCGGCGAGGTGGAGGCCGCCCTGGCCGGCTGCCCCGGCGTGGAGCGGGCCGTGGTCGCCGCCCGCCAGGGGCCGGACGGCGGCAAGAGGCTCGTCGCGTATGTGGTGGGCGGCGACCTGGATCTCGTCCGGGAACACGCGGGGCGCACGCTGCCCGCCCATCTGCTGCCGTCGGAGTGGGCCCGCCTCGACGCCGTGCCCCTGACCCCGCACGGCAAGGTCGACCGGGCCGCGCTGCCCGAACCCGGGCCACGGCTCGCGCACCGGGGACCGGGCCGGATGGCCCGACCGGGGCGGGAGCAGCGGCTGTGCGCCCTGTTCGCGCAGGTGCTCGGCGTCGACGCGCTCGGTCCGGACGCCGACTTCTTCGGGCACGGCGGCCACTCCCTCCTCGCCCTGCGTCTGACCGCGAGGATCCGGGCGGAGCTCGGGACACGGGTGCCGCCGGCCACCCTGTTCGAGGCGCCGACGCCCGCGGCGCTCGCCGCCCGCCTCGCCGCGGGCCGGCCGGGCAGGAACGAGGACGACGAGGACGCGTACGCCCCGCTGCTCGCCCTGCGCCGCGAGGGCGACCTGCCGCCGCTGTTCTGTCTCCACCCGGGCCTGGGGCTGGGCTGGGGCTACGCGGCACTGCTGCCGCACCTCGCCCCCGGGCGACCGGTGTACGCCGTGCAGACGCCGGTCCTGCACGGCGAGCGACTTCCCCTGACCTTGGCCGAGTTGGCGGAGAGCTGTGTGCCGCGCATCCGGGCGGTGCGGCCGCACGGGCCGTATCTGCTGCTCGGCCGTTCCTTCGGCGGGCCCTTCGCCCATGAGCTGGCGGTGCGGCTGCGCGCGGCCGGTGAGGAGGTCGCGCTCGTCGCCGTGCTGGACTCGATGCCGAAGCCGCCCGAGGTGGCGCGCGTGCCGCTGGACCCGGCGGTGGTGGAGCAGGTGGCGCTGAGCAACCTGCTGCGCAACGCGCTGCCCGGGGTGCCGGCCGGGCCCGGCCCGCTGGACCGGGCCGAGGTCGTCGCCCGGGTCGACGCGCGCAGCACCCTCCTCGCCGACCTGGACGAACAGCGCCTCGCCACGCTGGTCGCCGCCATGGAGCGGTACATCGAGATGGCCCGCGCCTGGCAGCCGTCGCCGTACGACGGCCGGGTGACCCTCTTCTCGGCCACGCGCGCCTCGGAGGCGACGACCGAGGAGAAACACGCGGGGTGGCAGGCCTGCTCGGCCGGGGTGGACGTACACGAACTGGACTGCGAGCACAGCGATGTGCTCACGCCGGGGCCGGTCGGCGAGATCGCGGCGGCCGTGGAGGACGTACTGGCGAAGGACCGCACGGGGGACGGAGCACAGACAGATGGACGCTGA